Proteins found in one Trichoplusia ni isolate ovarian cell line Hi5 chromosome 14, tn1, whole genome shotgun sequence genomic segment:
- the LOC113500487 gene encoding uncharacterized protein LOC113500487 isoform X1 — MFVRICFVFCALSGLKLVCGAPQKDADSAIVFPGPVQDVSSRYGNDSNVPDKCKNLNFCNIKPKDYPQETFNKMFKGKIKEPIFQPTFVMTDDRQGDYEDMDDCESTISFERLYQVKAGDGKWHTVVQAPDENYLQMVRIETCVNSGASCFKDHSGPFSYETHCIQKNNAWEMLVHSPETGPQTIKVELPVCCSCHFRHKDYKK; from the exons ATGTTCGTGAGAATTTGTTTCGTTTTC TGTGCGCTAAGCGGTCTAAAGCTGGTATGTGGAGCTCCTCAAAAAg ATGCAGACTCAGCCATTGTTTTCCCTGGACCAGTACAGGATGTAAGCTCCAGATACGGAAATGATTCAAATGTACCCGATAAGTGCAAAAACCTTAACTTCTGTAACATCAAACCTAAGGACTATCCAcaagaaacatttaataaaatgttcaaaGGAAAAATTAAG GAGCCAATATTCCAGCCGACGTTTGTTATGACGGATGATCGCCAAGGGGACTACGAAGACATGGACGATTGCGAATCAACAATCTCT ttcGAGAGACTCTACCAAGTGAAAGCTGGTGACGGCAAATGGCATACGGTCGTGCAAGCCCCGGATGAGAACTACTTGCAGATGGTGCGCATAGAGACTTGTGT GAATTCAGGAGCTTCGTGCTTTAAAGACCACAGTGGTCCATTCTCATATGAAACACATTGCATACAGAAGAATAACGCGTGGGAGATGCTTGTCCATAGTCCAGAAACTGGACCCCAGACGATTAAGGTGGAACTGCCCGTATGCTGTTCCTGTCATTTTAGACAcaaagattacaaaaaataa
- the LOC113500487 gene encoding uncharacterized protein LOC113500487 isoform X3, protein MFVRICFVFCALSGLKLVCGAPQKDADSAIVFPGPVQDVSSRYGNDSNVPDKCKNLNFCNIKPKDYPQETFNKMFKGKIKEPIFQPTFVMTDDRQGDYEDMDDCESTISFERLYQVKAGDGKWHTVVQAPDENYLQMVRIETCVSPGSSCFKEFENGHEIICHQQYNKWEFMVKDDTSESKTKRLIVDLPVCCSCRYKAAV, encoded by the exons ATGTTCGTGAGAATTTGTTTCGTTTTC TGTGCGCTAAGCGGTCTAAAGCTGGTATGTGGAGCTCCTCAAAAAg ATGCAGACTCAGCCATTGTTTTCCCTGGACCAGTACAGGATGTAAGCTCCAGATACGGAAATGATTCAAATGTACCCGATAAGTGCAAAAACCTTAACTTCTGTAACATCAAACCTAAGGACTATCCAcaagaaacatttaataaaatgttcaaaGGAAAAATTAAG GAGCCAATATTCCAGCCGACGTTTGTTATGACGGATGATCGCCAAGGGGACTACGAAGACATGGACGATTGCGAATCAACAATCTCT ttcGAGAGACTCTACCAAGTGAAAGCTGGTGACGGCAAATGGCATACGGTCGTGCAAGCCCCGGATGAGAACTACTTGCAGATGGTGCGCATAGAGACTTGTGT GTCACCGGGAAGTTCCTGCTTTAAAGAATTTGAAAATGGTCATGAAATAATATGCCATCAGCAGTATAACAAGTGGGAATTCATGGTTAAAGATGATACATCCGAATCTAAAACTAAGAGGCTCATTGTCGACCTACCTGTTTGCTGCTCCTGTCGTTATAAAGCTGCTGTATAG
- the LOC113500489 gene encoding uncharacterized protein LOC113500489, with translation MYGCEAWTLTQTEEKKLLITERKQNQRKILGPVQRPDGSWRLRKNAEIEEFPAIPNIIGKIKAHRLCWLGHVERMEEDRGVKRAYFPGDPGIAEVIQLRRIFGRFMPLTGEKWRRIGVYAAAL, from the exons ATGTACGGCTGTGAGGCCTGGACACTGACACAAACGGAAGAGAAAAAACTTCTGATTACAGAAAGAAAGCAAAATCAACGCAAAATCTTGGGACCTGTGCAGAGGCCTGACGGGAGCTGGCGATTACGAAAAAACGCCGAAATTGAAGAATTCCCAGCCATCCCCAACATcattggaaaaataaaagctCACAGACTCTGTTGGCTCGGCCACGTTGAAAGGATGGAAGAAGATCGAGGTGTGAAGAGAGCATATTTCCCAGGTGACCCAGGTATCGCTGAGGTGATACAGTTGAGGCGGATCTTCGGGCGCTTCATGCCGTTGACTGGGGAGAAGTGGAGAAGGATCGG AGTCTATGCAGCAGCTTTATAA
- the LOC113500715 gene encoding uncharacterized protein LOC113500715, translated as MEDTDCPSNKTNEPIYYIVDTTDTVRVVVQVPRKFEQIYTVEWCLKEGQMKQDSSNFLNLTLSHHDMECVTMRMNFDFIVLSENGRGLERVQAKDGIPVCCRCRQMDKKEGK; from the exons ATGGAAGATACCGACTGTCCCTCCAACAAAACC AACGAACCTATTTACTACATTGTCGACACAACGGATACGGTGAGGGTCGTGGTACAAGTGCCGCGAAAATTTGAGCAGATCTACACTGTTGAGTGGTGCCT AAAGGAGGGTCAGATGAAACAGGACAGTTCAAACTTCTTAAATCTTACATTAAGTCATCATGATATGGAATGTGTCACCATGAGGATGAACTTTGATTTCATCGTTCTGAGTGAAAATGGACGAGGCCTGGAGAGAGTTCAAGCAAAAGATGGAATCCCAGTATGCTGTAGGTGCAGACAGATGGAcaaaaaagaaggaaaataa
- the LOC113500487 gene encoding uncharacterized protein LOC113500487 isoform X2 has product MFVRICFVFCALSGLKLVCGAPQKDADSAIVFPGPVQDVSSRYGNDSNVPDKCKNLNFCNIKPKDYPQETFNKMFKGKIKEPIFQPTFVMTDDRQGDYEDMDDCESTISFERLYQVKAGDGKWHTVVQAPDENYLQMVRIETCVETGASCFKEFEGPLEYQTTCKQKLNAWEFLVHNGKSGTITIKVELPVCCACHYKHKPW; this is encoded by the exons ATGTTCGTGAGAATTTGTTTCGTTTTC TGTGCGCTAAGCGGTCTAAAGCTGGTATGTGGAGCTCCTCAAAAAg ATGCAGACTCAGCCATTGTTTTCCCTGGACCAGTACAGGATGTAAGCTCCAGATACGGAAATGATTCAAATGTACCCGATAAGTGCAAAAACCTTAACTTCTGTAACATCAAACCTAAGGACTATCCAcaagaaacatttaataaaatgttcaaaGGAAAAATTAAG GAGCCAATATTCCAGCCGACGTTTGTTATGACGGATGATCGCCAAGGGGACTACGAAGACATGGACGATTGCGAATCAACAATCTCT ttcGAGAGACTCTACCAAGTGAAAGCTGGTGACGGCAAATGGCATACGGTCGTGCAAGCCCCGGATGAGAACTACTTGCAGATGGTGCGCATAGAGACTTGTGT GGAAACGGGAGCATCCTGTTTTAAGGAGTTCGAAGGTCCGCTCGAATACCAAACGACATGCAAACAGAAGTTAAACGCGTGGGAGTTCCTTGTGCATAACGGAAAATCTGGAACCATAACCATCAAGGTGGAACTGCCAGTGTGTTGTGCCTGTCACTACAAACACAAACCGTGGTGA
- the LOC113500488 gene encoding uncharacterized protein LOC113500488, producing MAWTLHLLVGITVCALSGLQLACAAPQKDADSAITTLVQDVSSRSGNDSNVPDKCKHLNYCNIKPKDYPQETFNKMFHGKITEPIFQPRSVMADDRQEDYEDQDDCEATILFERLYQVKSNEGKWHTVVQAPDENYLQMVRIETCVAPGSSCFKEFENGHDVICHQQYNKWEFMVQDDTSESKTKRLIVDLPVCCSCRYKAAA from the exons ATGGCCTGGACACTACATTTACTCGTCGGAATAACTGTT TGCGCGCTTAGCGGTCTTCAACTGGCATGTGCAGCTCCTCAAAAAG ATGCAGACTCTGCCATTACTACATTAGTACAGGATGTAAGCTCCAGATCTGGAAATGATTCAAATGTACCCGATAAGTGCAAACACTTAAACTACTGTAACATCAAACCTAAGGACTATCCAcaagaaacatttaataaaatgttccaTGGAAAGATTACG GAGCCAATATTCCAGCCAAGGTCTGTTATGGCGGATGATCGCCAAGAAGACTACGAAGATCAGGACGATTGCGAAGCAACAATCTTG TTCGAGAGACTCTACCAAGTGAAATCTAATGAGGGTAAATGGCATACGGTCGTGCAAGCCCCTGATGAGAACTACTTGCAGATGGTGCGCATAGAGACTTGCGT GGCACCGGGAAGTTCCTGCTTTAAAGAATTTGAAAATGGACATGACGTAATATGCCATCAGCAGTATAACAAGTGGGAATTCATGGTTCAAGATGATACATCTGAATCTAAAACTAAGAGGCTCATTGTCGACCTACCCGTTTGCTGCTCCTGTCGTTATAAAGCTGCTGCATAG